The following coding sequences lie in one Nitrospirota bacterium genomic window:
- a CDS encoding mechanosensitive ion channel family protein translates to MSLGVGGLAVALALQDTLANLFAGIHILMEKSIRVGDFIRLETGQEGYVEDITWRTTRIKMRPNNMVVIPNSKLAQSVVTNYYLPEKKMALPVIVSVSYSSDIELVERVLTEEAKKAIGEVSGLLGDPEPVVRFIPGFGESTLNFTLISYVQEVGDQPDVEHELRKRIFRRFKHEGIEIPFPQRTVHIVQGKNL, encoded by the coding sequence ATATCGTTAGGCGTCGGAGGCCTTGCGGTCGCACTCGCGCTTCAGGATACGCTTGCCAACTTGTTCGCCGGAATCCACATATTAATGGAAAAGTCCATCAGGGTGGGTGATTTCATCAGGCTTGAAACCGGCCAGGAAGGATATGTGGAAGACATCACATGGAGGACTACCAGGATCAAAATGAGGCCTAATAATATGGTTGTCATACCAAACAGCAAGCTCGCGCAGAGCGTGGTAACGAATTACTACCTGCCGGAGAAGAAGATGGCGCTGCCGGTCATCGTCTCCGTAAGCTACAGTTCCGATATTGAATTAGTGGAGAGGGTCCTCACTGAAGAGGCGAAAAAGGCGATCGGCGAGGTCAGCGGACTGCTTGGAGACCCTGAGCCTGTTGTAAGATTTATTCCCGGTTTTGGAGAGAGCACGCTCAATTTTACTTTGATCAGCTATGTACAGGAAGTTGGAGATCAGCCTGATGTTGAACATGAACTGAGGAAGAGGATCTTCAGGCGGTTCAAACATGAAGGCATCGAGATCCCGTTTCCGCAGAGGACGGTCCATATTGTGCAGGGCAAGAACCTGTAA